The genome window TTAGTTGCCGCGTTGCTTATCTACTGTATCCACTGCGTAACTGTGACTTCTGTGTTCGTCAGCTACCTGTAATTCtgtgataaaatatatataaaatattatataaaacgAATCATACAAACggtcaaaaaacatttttagtgtGGGACATTCTGGTTACAAAAGATACGTATGTATTTCAAGAGTGCTTCTTTCTTTTCATTACGGTAAATATTGTTCCTTTACTACCACCATTTGGCGGAGAGGAACAGTGCAAGACAATGATGTAAACCCTTGCAAGTCTATGATGGCCTGAAGTGTGAGCAGAAACACGCACAGAACTTTTCCTGCagaagtatttattttcataaaaataaccAAGGGATTTCTAATATCTCAATATACAAAACtccaattttaaataatttatccTTATAGCAAAACCACACATTTACTATTTAACTTGTATCCACTCAATTTTTGAGGTTTCTGAAACGGACTTAAAGCATAAACGTTAGTAGCAACATAAGTAATGGTTTAAAACCTTgcttttgtattaaaaaaatgtggaatTAATAGACTAAACCAAATCACACATGGCGTTTCTGAATTAAgatctgttttttgtttctttgtcaaaataaaacaatataaatcaacaGAAAAGACAGCAGCATATCCAGCACACATCCTGATCCTGAGAGCTAACAGCgtccatatactgtacatgtgttttAAAGAGAGACTGTGTCTCTTAAACAAAGCAGACATTgtcatatatttacataaaaatgtgtgtgctgTGAAAAAGCACACAGCCATTCAGTAAGactaaatttgacattttaaaaacaaagacacaacTAGTAAATACAGAACATATATTAGGTCATTACAAACAGTGTGTAAACATGCATCACGTATGCAACAATTCGACAAATTAATGAGtgcacaaaagacagacatacttTCTTTGCATAATGTGCATTAATATCAACAAAAGGTGCAATGTAAAATTCTCTCAAAATGACCTGAGAAGCTATTCTTCCTCAAACTCCTCCGAGTCCGTTCACATCCCCTCCCACATCCCTTCCTTTATTGCTTTCATCGAACAGCTCTTCGTCGTTCTCTAACAAGTTCTCAAGTTCTTCTAACTCCCTGTTGTTTTCCTCTACGTATCGTCTGTCTTTACACGGCTCTTCATCTTCATTCAGAAGCTCCACCATTCTCCTCATGAGATCTTCATCACTCTCCATCAACTCTTCAAAACTTCCAAGCTGCTTTTCATCAGGCATTTCTTTCAGCTTTTCATCAACATCATTTTGCTCCACCGGCTGTTGTGTTGCCTCATTACTTTGCTCCTCTACCTCCCTGTGGTTGTCTGTCCTTTCATCGTGCCCCTGTGCTACGTCCTCACTCCCTTCAGGATCTTCATGTTCTTCAGCCCTCTGCTTCTCCTCCTGTTCTTTGCTCTCAGCATCTTCCTCTGGCTGTGCACTGTTCATGTCCCTAGTCTGAGTTTCCTCGGCATTGTCTGAAGTGTCTTGTGCTCTGAGGCAGGTCTTACCCTGAGGACTGTTAGGTATCTCATCCTCAGGTAGGGGCTTCCAGTAGTCATATAGTTTTCCCTGCgtggaaaaaaaacacctcTCTGTTTTCATAttgctttgttttaaattgCATATATTAAAATTGTGAATCCAAAGATCCTGGCACTTCATAACATGACAGTGTTCCACATTTCTTATACTGTAGGATATACAGCGTTACCTCTTGAGGCCTTGTTCGTACAAGAAGCACCTGCCACCTGGTGTAAATCCTTGCCACAAAGTCCTTTACCTACAGAAGAAATGTCAAGCAGGCTGTCAATAAAAATCTAAACCCTTTGATAAGACCAGAATGAATGATTCTCAGAACAAAGAACAGAATAAAGCTGCACTTTACTTTGCTCCTGTACAGCGTCTTCTCGCTCTCCCTTATGTCACACTTGATGTGTTTCTCTAGCTGAGAAGAAAGACTCCGTAATTCGTTCTGGCAGTGAAAGATAAAGTCAGTACAAATGAAGTATGAAAATGGTCATGTTATTAAGCCAAAGTCATGTTATTCCCTTAATGCACTTCAAACCAAAGTTATAGTGAATTTTTCTTCTGCAAGGCTTTTAAACAGCCAATGGCtatcttgtcattttataagGACTAAAGGTCTTTACACAATGAGTCCGAAATTTCTGAacgttaaaaaatgaaaacaacctCGCTATCACACTCCTACTTGAGCGATATTGcatcaatatattataaatatatataaacagtgatagattatatatgtatgtttgtatatcagtacaatgtgtttaaattgAAGTGACTTTAAGTTACCaagacttatttatttattaacttaagGAAAAAAGTGACCACTATCTGAAACAGGGCGGAAAgacataattttgtttttagctGTAGCAACGGTCCCTTATTAATTTTACACATGATAACAAAGGCACATATAACAAATAAAGGCACACTGGTGTAAAAGGAACCAAGTCCTCTTTTAAATCAGCCCTAACGTCAATACACACAAGCTCTTCTTTCTCTTTACACAGAAAAATTTGTTCAGCTCATAATCGGCCCCTGCGGGTCAGAGTGGTACCAGAACACAGAATGATGGCTGTGTGCATAGACGGAGTGTTTCTATGTGACTGATTCATAgacactgtccctttaagactggACTATAAAATGTGATAAAGACACTTACTCTCTGGATTGAGGGTAAAAATTCAAAATTGGAAGCTTCATTTGTCAACGTCAAAAGGCTGTAGCAGAGGTAATATGCCTGTGTGAAAGGAGAGAATTTGTCATCTTAATGAACTATAAGTGGTTTTGCAACATTACTTTTggatattaaaaaaagtaatgatTCAATAGTGCTCGGTCCTGCTTCCTGCTTACTTGTTGGTCTAGAGTGGCATGACAATGCTCAGTGCTCTTTGAAGACCTGAGGGCTTTCACCAAGGATGAGGGGCGCATATGAGGTAGAAAAGGTTTCAGCGCAGACAGCTGGAAAAATAGTGTCAGAAAATTCACGCTTCATACAGTTATACTTCCTTCATGCATCAAGCAAATGAAAAGTCTCTGACAGTCACATGCAATAAAGCACTTGCCAATTATATTATGTGATCATTGAAAATCTGTTGACATTCTAGttctaataaaacattattcttaCCTTAAATTCTGTGCTTGAGGGTTTGTAAGTGCAGGTGTGATTCAAAAGCTTAGAGATGATTGAGACGCTCAGGTGTTGTTTTAATTGCCTGTTGGTGAAAaagcaaatataatttaatgattttctttttctatttcaAGAATCTACACTGATCACGTGAACTGGTAGCATCAATATTTATGTCACATTACAGATTTAAACTCACTTTCCACGACTGCCGTCTGGCAGAAGATAAACGAGTCGCCTGAGGTTGTGATGATCCTCTGACAAATCACTCAACGTTTCGCAAGCTTTAGATAACTGCATGTTATAACACAAAAGCTATGTTACTTGAGGGATTATTTTATAAAGTTACTGTTCACTTCAACATAAAACTTATGCCTCTTCATGGAAATCAtattgtttctctttttgtgGCGACATATGAGCGAGGGGAGATgatgacatttttcatttggggGGGGGGAGCTAGTCATTTCATCCGAATACACTGACAGGAAATATCTGACCTGGATGTCCCagtgtgtgatgtttttgagCAGATTTTTTAGTAGAAGAGTGAAGTGTCCAATCGGCAGCAATTGGAAATGAGTCTCCAGTCCAATTCGACACACCACCGTTACAAGCAACAGCAGCTCTTCATCGGTGTACGCTCTCGGACACAACGAGGTACACAGAGACAGGTACTGAACGTATAAACAAACAAGACTTACAGTCATTTcacttgaatttttttatgatatatgtcaaaaaacatgtaGTATATAGCCTGGCACCCTTGGACTTACCCTGAGAACATTCTCAAAATTGTGTGCTGGTAACGTGTCATTAGCTTTGTCAGAGATCCGTGTTCCGTGACTGGTTTCTTCGGGCTGAAAGCACTCTCTGCAATGACATACAAAAGAACTAAAACAACTGGCAAAAGCTATTAATGCATCCTCACTTCATAATTACTTTGTGTCAACTTCCAGAAAGCATAGGTTACAGTAATAGTAAGAAAGGATAAAAGCTTACAAAAGGTCTCCCTCGGTAAAAGGGGGTTGCAGGGCTTCAAGAGGGAAAAGGCTGATGAATGACGCTCCCACATTAAGGAACACTAGCGCGATATCCTGTAAAGTGGGAACCCACACTTTAAACCTCTGGGTTTGGTTTTCAGTGTTTGGATTTTccactgcaaaacaaaacacatagtTGATCATTTTTGCAATTCTATAAGAAAATTTGGGCGATAAGAGGTTCAGTGAGCATACCGATGTGCTCAGCAGCAGACAGAGCGATGCTTCGCAGAGAGTCCAGGATCCGTGAGGAAGTGATGGGGTTTGGGTGAACTGACATCATCTGAAAAAGTAATGCTCTTATATGAGTATGCACATATTTCAAGGAAATAATTGTGTAAAGGCTTCTGTGGTTTTAATACTGAAAAAACTATTATGATTTGTAATcgtagttttttttacaaaatgtttaagtgAGCTGGAGTGTCAAAGTTAAAAGTTTTCCAActgcaatgtttatgttttggcaGGTTCAAGTAAATGTCTCAAGGGTGTTTATATGTTTCTCATGGGATAATACAAGCAAGCCTCAACAAAATGCAGCTAAGCAGATTTTGTAACAGATAGGAGCACAGCAGCTTTAAAGATCAACATATAAAGTATCAAATTCAACTGAAAATCTAAATATAGAGTATATCACATGAATCATATGGCGCCACAAAAAGCACTTAAGGCAAAGAAATTGTGCTTGTGCTGTGATACTTGCTCAACTAATGCAATGATATGCATACATTATTTAATGTGATATGATATTCATAGGTTTATGAGATTACTGCAGATGTTTGTGGGAGCGTGTTTGATTAAATATAAGACAGGAGGACAGCTTTACCTGAAAAAGCCAGAGTGTCACCTCAGGCTGACAAGGAAAAGAAATATAGGCTGTCCTCAACAAGCCTGCGCTGATCAGAAACAGCACTTGTTCAGTACGGGCCCTACAGAGGAAAAAAACCAAACACTCAAATCTCAGCTCAACACTTAAGCTTCTCTTTGAGTATATTCTTTTTCGTCTCACATAAACAACTGAACCTGAGAATCTGACTCAATTAACAAATCAATCAGACCTTTGTGATTTCCAAAACTTGtcaattttgacatttaaacatttcatatCATAAGTTAGAAATTAAGTACACAAGTTCAGAGTGACATGTGTGCGACAGTCTTACTGAAGGAAAATGTGTTGAGATCGGTTTTGTGGAGTCACGCTTATCTTCCTCAGGTCCAGCGTCAGGTGGTTAAAGAGTCGACCAAACTTAGCAGGTGTAAAGATTTCCTCTCCCGGGTGGATCTCCCTAATGGCACATGAGGCGACCGAGAACTTTTGCAAAAATTCCCTAAACATAAGATAGTCATGGTTAAAGATAGTATATAAACATATTGGTACACCGAAAAAGcacttttaaaggggtcatttcgcgcgaacacatgtttttctgtgtctttggtgtgttgttagtttcccat of Triplophysa dalaica isolate WHDGS20190420 chromosome 11, ASM1584641v1, whole genome shotgun sequence contains these proteins:
- the slf2 gene encoding SMC5-SMC6 complex localization factor protein 2 isoform X5, with protein sequence MKQSVLHFASSQTVSVTVFVFLVKELIPLGIQRRQSSDGTSRPASVRPCLEPPEKSPKVSSTQLKPVLPVKNSELGRRESKVFNKSHKTELDKLSNCSVVMRKLQANSGNIYPCKDGSLSPMPKKDLQRTSSYKRDRDISLALSKELNENLRSRRHTLPQPSHSRPYSSCLVQERPRSSVSTAQRIHRHPDQRKDRMERSDHKTSIYSNMSNRKESSPPHGKPSPEGRESLSGKRKRESSTGSEKDLKRPCVDARLTPSLTPVMNSPPKFVKRAFLNSVNESMITIKDKLTPKPLSQTSDPHKPRPLPSISSKLFKQETGSNSNTESDKIHVFQPTKQPKEAMVAHANKNPQTPPSQPHLRKISPKSSTTFDSIEGLFTPDPCLPAPKTHSKISNSKISNTEREDNATPTHKSSLPSLKESVKISLSPGRPDLRTPSFAGHAGSCKMESDDRTELKVEQSRSPKANMLVPAASVKVEGSSEKKRSPKWKDPLDIELGDDSEDDLRESCIINLSSSDEDEQLPSLREIMDWRTCEPVTPEKDAFSEPSTPVPKAKAKAAPVAVKAKTNAVSYRNTLEQMLQEKEQYQRSKELERQLLESCQEDLLNLNEDENSDAKEEDISLEQREFLQKFSVASCAIREIHPGEEIFTPAKFGRLFNHLTLDLRKISVTPQNRSQHIFLQARTEQVLFLISAGLLRTAYISFPCQPEVTLWLFQMMSVHPNPITSSRILDSLRSIALSAAEHIVENPNTENQTQRFKVWVPTLQDIALVFLNVGASFISLFPLEALQPPFTEGDLLECFQPEETSHGTRISDKANDTLPAHNFENVLRYLSLCTSLCPRAYTDEELLLLVTVVCRIGLETHFQLLPIGHFTLLLKNLLKNITHWDIQLSKACETLSDLSEDHHNLRRLVYLLPDGSRGKQLKQHLSVSIISKLLNHTCTYKPSSTEFKLSALKPFLPHMRPSSLVKALRSSKSTEHCHATLDQQAYYLCYSLLTLTNEASNFEFLPSIQRNELRSLSSQLEKHIKCDIRESEKTLYRSKVKDFVARIYTRWQVLLVRTRPQEGKLYDYWKPLPEDEIPNSPQGKTCLRAQDTSDNAEETQTRDMNSAQPEEDAESKEQEEKQRAEEHEDPEGSEDVAQGHDERTDNHREVEEQSNEATQQPVEQNDVDEKLKEMPDEKQLGSFEELMESDEDLMRRMVELLNEDEEPCKDRRYVEENNRELEELENLLENDEELFDESNKGRDVGGDVNGLGGV
- the slf2 gene encoding SMC5-SMC6 complex localization factor protein 2 isoform X3, which translates into the protein MFGPHPPAITTLETWITVKELIPLGIQRRQSSDGTSRPASVRPCLEPPEKSPKVSSTQLKPVLPVKNSELGRRESKVFNKSHKTELDKLSNCSVVMRKLQANSGNIYPCKDGSLSPMPKKDLQRTSSYKRDRDISLALSKELNENLRLNKCKLPPIDVKSRRHTLPQPSHSRPYSSCLVQERPRSSVSTAQRIHRHPDQRKDRMERSDHKTSIYSNMSNRKESSPPHGKPSPEGRESLSGKRKRESSTGSEKDLKRPCVDARLTPSLTPVMNSPPKFVKRAFLNSVNESMITIKDKLTPKPLSQTSDPHKPRPLPSISSKLFKQETGSNSNTESDKIHVFQPTKQPKEAMVAHANKNPQTPPSQPHLRKISPKSSTTFDSIEGLFTPDPCLPAPKTHSKISNSKISNTEREDNATPTHKSSLPSLKESVKISLSPGRPDLRTPSFAGHAGSCKMESDDRTELKVEQSRSPKANMLVPAASVKVEGSSEKKRSPKWKDPLDIELGDDSEDDLRESCIINLSSSDEDEQLPSLREIMDWRTCEPVTPEKDAFSEPSTPVPKAKAKAAPVAVKAKTNAVSYRNTLEQMLQEKEQYQRSKELERQLLESCQEDLLNLNEDENSDAKEEDISLEQREFLQKFSVASCAIREIHPGEEIFTPAKFGRLFNHLTLDLRKISVTPQNRSQHIFLQARTEQVLFLISAGLLRTAYISFPCQPEVTLWLFQMMSVHPNPITSSRILDSLRSIALSAAEHIVENPNTENQTQRFKVWVPTLQDIALVFLNVGASFISLFPLEALQPPFTEGDLLECFQPEETSHGTRISDKANDTLPAHNFENVLRYLSLCTSLCPRAYTDEELLLLVTVVCRIGLETHFQLLPIGHFTLLLKNLLKNITHWDIQLSKACETLSDLSEDHHNLRRLVYLLPDGSRGKQLKQHLSVSIISKLLNHTCTYKPSSTEFKLSALKPFLPHMRPSSLVKALRSSKSTEHCHATLDQQAYYLCYSLLTLTNEASNFEFLPSIQRNELRSLSSQLEKHIKCDIRESEKTLYRSKVKDFVARIYTRWQVLLVRTRPQEGKLYDYWKPLPEDEIPNSPQGKTCLRAQDTSDNAEETQTRDMNSAQPEEDAESKEQEEKQRAEEHEDPEGSEDVAQGHDERTDNHREVEEQSNEATQQPVEQNDVDEKLKEMPDEKQLGSFEELMESDEDLMRRMVELLNEDEEPCKDRRYVEENNRELEELENLLENDEELFDESNKGRDVGGDVNGLGGV
- the slf2 gene encoding SMC5-SMC6 complex localization factor protein 2 isoform X6, which gives rise to MRKLQANSGNIYPCKDGSLSPMPKKDLQRTSSYKRDRDISLALSKELNENLRSRRHTLPQPSHSRPYSSCLVQERPRSSVSTAQRIHRHPDQRKDRMERSDHKTSIYSNMSNRKESSPPHGKPSPEGRESLSGKRKRESSTGSEKDLKRPCVDARLTPSLTPVMNSPPKFVKRAFLNSVNESMITIKDKLTPKPLSQTSDPHKPRPLPSISSKLFKQETGSNSNTESDKIHVFQPTKQPKEAMVAHANKNPQTPPSQPHLRKISPKSSTTFDSIEGLFTPDPCLPAPKTHSKISNSKISNTEREDNATPTHKSSLPSLKESVKISLSPGRPDLRTPSFAGHAGSCKMESDDRTELKVEQSRSPKANMLVPAASVKVEGSSEKKRSPKWKDPLDIELGDDSEDDLRESCIINLSSSDEDEQLPSLREIMDWRTCEPVTPEKDAFSEPSTPVPKAKAKAAPVAVKAKTNAVSYRNTLEQMLQEKEQYQRSKELERQLLESCQEDLLNLNEDENSDAKEEDISLEQREFLQKFSVASCAIREIHPGEEIFTPAKFGRLFNHLTLDLRKISVTPQNRSQHIFLQARTEQVLFLISAGLLRTAYISFPCQPEVTLWLFQMMSVHPNPITSSRILDSLRSIALSAAEHIVENPNTENQTQRFKVWVPTLQDIALVFLNVGASFISLFPLEALQPPFTEGDLLECFQPEETSHGTRISDKANDTLPAHNFENVLRYLSLCTSLCPRAYTDEELLLLVTVVCRIGLETHFQLLPIGHFTLLLKNLLKNITHWDIQLSKACETLSDLSEDHHNLRRLVYLLPDGSRGKQLKQHLSVSIISKLLNHTCTYKPSSTEFKLSALKPFLPHMRPSSLVKALRSSKSTEHCHATLDQQAYYLCYSLLTLTNEASNFEFLPSIQRNELRSLSSQLEKHIKCDIRESEKTLYRSKVKDFVARIYTRWQVLLVRTRPQEGKLYDYWKPLPEDEIPNSPQGKTCLRAQDTSDNAEETQTRDMNSAQPEEDAESKEQEEKQRAEEHEDPEGSEDVAQGHDERTDNHREVEEQSNEATQQPVEQNDVDEKLKEMPDEKQLGSFEELMESDEDLMRRMVELLNEDEEPCKDRRYVEENNRELEELENLLENDEELFDESNKGRDVGGDVNGLGGV
- the slf2 gene encoding SMC5-SMC6 complex localization factor protein 2 isoform X4 translates to MSSSLKQHITSMVKELIPLGIQRRQSSDGTSRPASVRPCLEPPEKSPKVSSTQLKPVLPVKNSELGRRESKVFNKSHKTELDKLSNCSVVMRKLQANSGNIYPCKDGSLSPMPKKDLQRTSSYKRDRDISLALSKELNENLRLNKCKLPPIDVKSRRHTLPQPSHSRPYSSCLVQERPRSSVSTAQRIHRHPDQRKDRMERSDHKTSIYSNMSNRKESSPPHGKPSPEGRESLSGKRKRESSTGSEKDLKRPCVDARLTPSLTPVMNSPPKFVKRAFLNSVNESMITIKDKLTPKPLSQTSDPHKPRPLPSISSKLFKQETGSNSNTESDKIHVFQPTKQPKEAMVAHANKNPQTPPSQPHLRKISPKSSTTFDSIEGLFTPDPCLPAPKTHSKISNSKISNTEREDNATPTHKSSLPSLKESVKISLSPGRPDLRTPSFAGHAGSCKMESDDRTELKVEQSRSPKANMLVPAASVKVEGSSEKKRSPKWKDPLDIELGDDSEDDLRESCIINLSSSDEDEQLPSLREIMDWRTCEPVTPEKDAFSEPSTPVPKAKAKAAPVAVKAKTNAVSYRNTLEQMLQEKEQYQRSKELERQLLESCQEDLLNLNEDENSDAKEEDISLEQREFLQKFSVASCAIREIHPGEEIFTPAKFGRLFNHLTLDLRKISVTPQNRSQHIFLQARTEQVLFLISAGLLRTAYISFPCQPEVTLWLFQMMSVHPNPITSSRILDSLRSIALSAAEHIVENPNTENQTQRFKVWVPTLQDIALVFLNVGASFISLFPLEALQPPFTEGDLLECFQPEETSHGTRISDKANDTLPAHNFENVLRYLSLCTSLCPRAYTDEELLLLVTVVCRIGLETHFQLLPIGHFTLLLKNLLKNITHWDIQLSKACETLSDLSEDHHNLRRLVYLLPDGSRGKQLKQHLSVSIISKLLNHTCTYKPSSTEFKLSALKPFLPHMRPSSLVKALRSSKSTEHCHATLDQQAYYLCYSLLTLTNEASNFEFLPSIQRNELRSLSSQLEKHIKCDIRESEKTLYRSKVKDFVARIYTRWQVLLVRTRPQEGKLYDYWKPLPEDEIPNSPQGKTCLRAQDTSDNAEETQTRDMNSAQPEEDAESKEQEEKQRAEEHEDPEGSEDVAQGHDERTDNHREVEEQSNEATQQPVEQNDVDEKLKEMPDEKQLGSFEELMESDEDLMRRMVELLNEDEEPCKDRRYVEENNRELEELENLLENDEELFDESNKGRDVGGDVNGLGGV